A region from the Arachis ipaensis cultivar K30076 chromosome B01, Araip1.1, whole genome shotgun sequence genome encodes:
- the LOC107611712 gene encoding protein BREAKING OF ASYMMETRY IN THE STOMATAL LINEAGE: protein MQWTLTCRVSGRVSCFFTTDDYKMASLPHVSMRKSSIQHRNLLHESENFSKTGQLNDPMVKDKDGIQLGNQYNDSNWSLSMDEDYIVFCFGEDGSFDVVKEVKSNYADDEELQEETDKQMHGNRSNDDEQYQNCTEFFKEEEIKEMETERIREGIDEFGRLYPELSDSNRSEGSNGSFAFPVLNWEWMGSPVKMPKSEDICQKKQKIRFIPFQCCRF from the exons ATGCAGTGGACACTAACATGTAGAGTTAGCGGCAGAGTTTCATGTTTTTTCACTACAG ATGACTATAAAATGGCTTCATTACCTCACGTGTCAATGAGAAAAAGTAGTATTCAACATAGAAATTTATTGCATGAAAGTGAAAATTTTAGTAAAACCGGACAACTAAACGATCCAATGGTGAAGGACAAAGATGGGATTCAGCTTGGAAATCAGTATAATGATTCAAATTGGTCACTCTCAATGGATGAAGATTACATAGTATTTTGCTTCGGAGAAGATGGATCATTTGATGTTGTTAAAGAAGTCAAATCCAATTATGCCGATGACGAAGAACTACAAGAAGAAACTGATAAGCAGATGCATGGGAATAGATCAAATGATGATGAACAATATCAAAATTGTACAGAATTCTTTAAAGAG GAAGAGATAAAAGAGATGGAAACAGAGCGAATCCGAGAAggaattgatgagtttggaagaTTGTATCCTGAATTAAGTGATTCTAACCGATCTGAAGGCAGTAATGGTTCTTTTGCATTCCCTGT GTTAAATTGGGAGTGGATGGGAAGCCCTGTAAAGATGCCTAAGTCAGAAGATATTTGTCAAAAGAAGCAAAAGATCCGATTTATTCCATTTCAGTGCTGTCGATTCTGA
- the LOC107634828 gene encoding GRIP domain-containing protein RUD3, translating to MYEGQRFVDMQGNSDFGDPNSWLSAQDSSSSELASSAAAAAAASGGAGNLHRVLFNDLVEIVPLVQSLIDRKARSSFTRRGSIIYTKTPTRETLSKKATDLRGKNATQSIPVKKKKDQGEKEQGKNGNNNSDADSFSMFSSRASTSEKDSEELVILKEQVEELQRKLQEKDDLLRSAENTREQLNAFNANLDELKSQASEKDSLLKYTQQQLSDAKIKLADKQAALEKIQWEAMTSNKRVEKLQEELDSVQGDISSFTLFLEGLTKTDTADYTDDYDTKPCDLNYVSSIDDLDEVELQKMEEARKAYIAALAIAKEKRDEESVAAAAKARLHLQSFVFKSKNFSM from the exons ATGTACGAGGGGCAGCGATTCGTGGATATGCAAGGAAATTCCGATTTCGGAGACCCTAATTCGTGGCTTTCAGCTCAAGATAGCTCTTCTTCCGAGCTTGCTAGCTCCGCCGCCGCTGCTGCCGCCGCATCTGGTGGTGCTGGAAACTTGCATCGCGTCCTCTTCAACGACCTTGTCGAGATTGTTCCTCTCGTTCAGTCCCTCATC GATCGTAAAGCAAGAAGCTCATTCACCCGTCGTGGTTCCATTATCTACACCAAAACGCCTACAAGAGAAACGTTGTCTAAAAAA GCAACAGATTTAAGAGGGAAAAATGCCACTCAATCTATTCCTGTCAAAAAGAAAAAGGACCAAGGTGAAAAAGAACAAGGCAAAAATGGTAACAATAATTCTGATGCTGACAGTTTTTCTATGTTTTCTTCAAGAGCTTCGACATCAGAAAAGGACAGCGAAGAGCTAGTTATATTGAAggaacaagtagaggaacttcAGAGGAAATTGCAGGAGAAAGATGACCTTCTAAGGTCAGCTGAAAACACAAGAGAACAACTGAATGCTTTTAATGCAAATCTCGATGAACTGAAAAGCCAGGCTTCAGAAAAGGACTCTTTGCTTAAGTATACTCAACAACAACTCTCTGATGCTAAG ATTAAGCTTGCAGACAAGCAAGCTGCCCTTGAAAAGATACAGTGGGAAGCAATGACATCGAACAAGAGAGTGGAGAAACTCCAAGAAGAGCTAGATTCTGTGCAAGGAGACATTTCATCATTTACATTGTTCCTTGAGGGCTTAACAAAAACCGATACTGCTGATTACACCGATGATTATGACACCAAGCCTTGTGATTTAAATTACGTTTCCAGTATT GATGATTTGGATGAGGTGGAATTGCAGAAAATGGAAGAAGCAAGAAAAGCTTACATTGCTGCACTTGCCATTGCCAAGGAAAAACGAGATGAAGAATCAGTTGCTGCTGCCGCTAAAGCTAGGTTACATCTACAATCATTTGTTTTCAAATCCAAAAATTTCAGTATGTAG